In the Ostrinia nubilalis chromosome 15, ilOstNubi1.1, whole genome shotgun sequence genome, one interval contains:
- the LOC135078918 gene encoding zinc finger protein 271-like isoform X6 codes for MFEQQIKAEPMSFYSSHPHVHSGPPSIVRPDSNHPIINMNQHHQSHQEDSKDSLIVQQQVQQHQQDLMEQHQQQELQQQDDELSFKGMDDEGVDMDMDSRQCSQKAYLQGMGVDMGSVQTKMEVPNGGQSTPRSKPQACKVCGKVLSSASSYYVHMKLHSGNKPFQCTVCDAAFCRKPYLEVHMRTHTGERPFQCDLCLKRFTQKSSLNTHKRVHTDEHTRALLAKDRPYKCDLCQMRFTQSSSLNRHKKIHTEEHKRALLAKERPYQCGVCFVRFTQKSSLGRHGKIHTEEHRRALLEKVRPYQCHICFMRFTQKSSLGRHGKIHTEEHIQSLINKVRPYQCDICDKRFTQKSSLGTHKRIHTVQGRPFQCLSCPAAFTCKQYLEIHTRTHTGERPYQCDICLKRFTQKSSLNIHKRTHSVQGRPFQCLQCPAAFTCKQYLEIHNRTHTGERPYQCDVCLKRFAQKSTLNIHKRTHTVQGRPYACLECPAAFTCKPYLEIHMRTHTGERPFECDVCFKRFTQKSTLNIHKRIHTGERPYACDICQKRFAVKSYVTAHRWSHVADKPLNCDRCSMTFTSKSQFALHIRTHSAGPCYECSVCGRTFVRDSYLIRHHNRVHRENHSNMSANSIGTINSVATNTNNSSSNYDSPGVCDLSFVPMVNRYMTSQGTQVSMQDTQSKMSAMSPQSIASISSPPPPHTPTPQPQMSGQMHLGD; via the exons ATGTTTGAGCAGCAGATCAAGGCAGAGCCCATGAG tttctaCTCATCCCATCCACATGTCCACTCCGGTCCCCCATCAATAGTCCGGCCCGACTCCAACCATCCGATCATCAACATGAACCAGCATCACCAGTCACACCAGGAAGACTCCAAAGACAGTCTCATAGTACAACAACAAGTACAACAACATCAGCAGGACCTTATGGAACAACACCAACAACAAGAATTACAGCAGCAAGATGATGAG CTCAGTTTCAAGGGAATGGATGATGAGGGTGTAGACATGGACATGGATAGCCGACAGTGCTCTCag AAAGCTTATTTACAGGGTATGGGTGTGGATATGGGCTCTGTTCAGACAAAAATGGAGGTACCAAATGGGGGCCAATCAACCCCTCGATCAAAACCTCAAGCTTGCAAA gtCTGCGGTAAAGTGCTATCATCTGCTTCATCGTATTATGTCCACATGAAACTTCATTCTGGCAATAAACCCTTCCAGTGTACG GTTTGCGACGCAGCTTTTTGCCGCAAGCCTTACCTGGAGGTCCATATGCGTACGCACACAGGCGAACGCCCGTTTCAGTGCGACCTCTGCCTGAAGCGATTCACGCAGAAATCCAGTCTCAATACGCACAAACGCGTCCACACTG ATGAGCACACGCGCGCGTTGCTGGCGAAGGACCGGCCCTACAAGTGTGACCTCTGTCAGATGCGGTTCACGCAGAGCTCCAGCCTCAACCGACACAAGAAAATTCACACGG AGGAACACAAGCGCGCGCTGCTGGCTAAGGAACGACCCTACCAGTGCGGCGTCTGCTTTGTGCGATTCACCCAGAAATCAAGTTTGGGCCGGCACGGAAAAATACATACCG AGGAGCACAGACGAGCCCTGTTAGAGAAAGTGCGGCCGTACCAGTGCCACATCTGTTTTATGCGCTTCACTCAGAAGTCCAGCCTTGGCCGTCATGGGAAAATACACACTG AGGAGCACATCCAATCGCTGATCAACAAAGTGCGCCCCTATCAGTGCGACATCTGTGACAAGCGGTTCACGCAGAAGTCCAGCCTTGGCACTCATAAACGTATACACACTG TCCAGGGGAGACCGTTCCAGTGCCTGTCGTGCCCCGCCGCCTTCACCTGCAAGCAATACCTGGAGATTCACACTCGCACGCACACCGGGGAGCGCCCGTATCAGTGCGACATCTGCCTCAAGCGGTTCACCCAGAAATCCAGTCTGAACATCCACAAGCGGACCCACTCAG TGCAGGGCCGGCCGTTCCAATGCCTGCAGTGCCCGGCCGCCTTCACTTGCAAGCAGTATCTAGAGATCCACAACCGCACGCATACCGGCGAGCGCCCTTACCAGTGTGACGTATGCCTCAAGAGATTCGCGCAAAAATCGACACTCAATATACATAAACGAACGCACACAG TGCAAGGGCGGCCGTACGCCTGCCTGGAGTGCCCGGCGGCGTTCACGTGCAAGCCGTACCTGGAGATTCACATGCGAACGCACACGGGCGAGCGGCCCTTCGAGTGCGATGTCTGTTTCAAGCGCTTCACGCAGAAATCGACGCTCAACATTCACAAGCGAATACACACCG GTGAGCGACCGTACGCTTGTGATATTTGTCAGAAAAGATTTGCTGTGAAGAGTTATGTAACGGCACACAG ATGGTCGCACGTGGCCGACAAGCCGCTGAACTGCGACCGCTGCTCGATGACGTTCACGTCCAAGTCGCAGTTCGCGCTGCACATCCGCACGCACTCGGCCGGGCCCTGCTACGAGTGCAGCGTCTGCGGGCGCACCTTCGTGCGGGACAGCTATCTCATAAG ACATCACAACCGCGTGCACCGCGAGAACCACAGCAACATGTCGGCCAATAGCATCGGCACCATCAACAGCGTCGCCACTAACACCAATAACTCCAGCAGCAACTACGACTCGCCCGGCGTTTGTGACTTAAG CTTCGTGCCTATGGTGAACCGCTACATGACCTCTCAAGGCACGCAGGTTTCGATGCAAGATACTCAGAGCAAGATGTCAGCTATGTCGCCGCAGTCTATTGCGTCAATAT cTTCGCCCCCTCCTCCACACACTCCAACACCGCAGCCCCAGATGTCTGGACAGATGCATCTTGGAGACTGA
- the LOC135078918 gene encoding zinc finger protein ZFP2-like isoform X11 yields MFEQQIKAEPMSFYSSHPHVHSGPPSIVRPDSNHPIINMNQHHQSHQEDSKDSLIVQQQVQQHQQDLMEQHQQQELQQQDDELSFKGMDDEGVDMDMDSRQCSQKAYLQGMGVDMGSVQTKMEVPNGGQSTPRSKPQACKVCGKVLSSASSYYVHMKLHSGNKPFQCTVCDAAFCRKPYLEVHMRTHTGERPFQCDLCLKRFTQKSSLNTHKRVHTDEHTRALLAKDRPYKCDLCQMRFTQSSSLNRHKKIHTEEHRRALLEKVRPYQCHICFMRFTQKSSLGRHGKIHTEEHIQSLINKVRPYQCDICDKRFTQKSSLGTHKRIHTVQGRPFQCLSCPAAFTCKQYLEIHTRTHTGERPYQCDICLKRFTQKSSLNIHKRTHSVQGRPFQCLQCPAAFTCKQYLEIHNRTHTGERPYQCDVCLKRFAQKSTLNIHKRTHTVQGRPYACLECPAAFTCKPYLEIHMRTHTGERPFECDVCFKRFTQKSTLNIHKRIHTGERPYACDICQKRFAVKSYVTAHRWSHVADKPLNCDRCSMTFTSKSQFALHIRTHSAGPCYECSVCGRTFVRDSYLIRHHNRVHRENHSNMSANSIGTINSVATNTNNSSSNYDSPGVCDLSFVPMVNRYMTSQGTQVSMQDTQSKMSAMSPQSIASISSPPPPHTPTPQPQMSGQMHLGD; encoded by the exons ATGTTTGAGCAGCAGATCAAGGCAGAGCCCATGAG tttctaCTCATCCCATCCACATGTCCACTCCGGTCCCCCATCAATAGTCCGGCCCGACTCCAACCATCCGATCATCAACATGAACCAGCATCACCAGTCACACCAGGAAGACTCCAAAGACAGTCTCATAGTACAACAACAAGTACAACAACATCAGCAGGACCTTATGGAACAACACCAACAACAAGAATTACAGCAGCAAGATGATGAG CTCAGTTTCAAGGGAATGGATGATGAGGGTGTAGACATGGACATGGATAGCCGACAGTGCTCTCag AAAGCTTATTTACAGGGTATGGGTGTGGATATGGGCTCTGTTCAGACAAAAATGGAGGTACCAAATGGGGGCCAATCAACCCCTCGATCAAAACCTCAAGCTTGCAAA gtCTGCGGTAAAGTGCTATCATCTGCTTCATCGTATTATGTCCACATGAAACTTCATTCTGGCAATAAACCCTTCCAGTGTACG GTTTGCGACGCAGCTTTTTGCCGCAAGCCTTACCTGGAGGTCCATATGCGTACGCACACAGGCGAACGCCCGTTTCAGTGCGACCTCTGCCTGAAGCGATTCACGCAGAAATCCAGTCTCAATACGCACAAACGCGTCCACACTG ATGAGCACACGCGCGCGTTGCTGGCGAAGGACCGGCCCTACAAGTGTGACCTCTGTCAGATGCGGTTCACGCAGAGCTCCAGCCTCAACCGACACAAGAAAATTCACACGG AGGAGCACAGACGAGCCCTGTTAGAGAAAGTGCGGCCGTACCAGTGCCACATCTGTTTTATGCGCTTCACTCAGAAGTCCAGCCTTGGCCGTCATGGGAAAATACACACTG AGGAGCACATCCAATCGCTGATCAACAAAGTGCGCCCCTATCAGTGCGACATCTGTGACAAGCGGTTCACGCAGAAGTCCAGCCTTGGCACTCATAAACGTATACACACTG TCCAGGGGAGACCGTTCCAGTGCCTGTCGTGCCCCGCCGCCTTCACCTGCAAGCAATACCTGGAGATTCACACTCGCACGCACACCGGGGAGCGCCCGTATCAGTGCGACATCTGCCTCAAGCGGTTCACCCAGAAATCCAGTCTGAACATCCACAAGCGGACCCACTCAG TGCAGGGCCGGCCGTTCCAATGCCTGCAGTGCCCGGCCGCCTTCACTTGCAAGCAGTATCTAGAGATCCACAACCGCACGCATACCGGCGAGCGCCCTTACCAGTGTGACGTATGCCTCAAGAGATTCGCGCAAAAATCGACACTCAATATACATAAACGAACGCACACAG TGCAAGGGCGGCCGTACGCCTGCCTGGAGTGCCCGGCGGCGTTCACGTGCAAGCCGTACCTGGAGATTCACATGCGAACGCACACGGGCGAGCGGCCCTTCGAGTGCGATGTCTGTTTCAAGCGCTTCACGCAGAAATCGACGCTCAACATTCACAAGCGAATACACACCG GTGAGCGACCGTACGCTTGTGATATTTGTCAGAAAAGATTTGCTGTGAAGAGTTATGTAACGGCACACAG ATGGTCGCACGTGGCCGACAAGCCGCTGAACTGCGACCGCTGCTCGATGACGTTCACGTCCAAGTCGCAGTTCGCGCTGCACATCCGCACGCACTCGGCCGGGCCCTGCTACGAGTGCAGCGTCTGCGGGCGCACCTTCGTGCGGGACAGCTATCTCATAAG ACATCACAACCGCGTGCACCGCGAGAACCACAGCAACATGTCGGCCAATAGCATCGGCACCATCAACAGCGTCGCCACTAACACCAATAACTCCAGCAGCAACTACGACTCGCCCGGCGTTTGTGACTTAAG CTTCGTGCCTATGGTGAACCGCTACATGACCTCTCAAGGCACGCAGGTTTCGATGCAAGATACTCAGAGCAAGATGTCAGCTATGTCGCCGCAGTCTATTGCGTCAATAT cTTCGCCCCCTCCTCCACACACTCCAACACCGCAGCCCCAGATGTCTGGACAGATGCATCTTGGAGACTGA
- the LOC135078918 gene encoding zinc finger protein ZFP2-like isoform X12 → MFEQQIKAEPMSFYSSHPHVHSGPPSIVRPDSNHPIINMNQHHQSHQEDSKDSLIVQQQVQQHQQDLMEQHQQQELQQQDDELSFKGMDDEGVDMDMDSRQCSQKAYLQGMGVDMGSVQTKMEVPNGGQSTPRSKPQACKVCGKVLSSASSYYVHMKLHSGNKPFQCTVCDAAFCRKPYLEVHMRTHTGERPFQCDLCLKRFTQKSSLNTHKRVHTEEHIQSLINKVRPYQCDICDKRFTQKSSLGTHKRIHTGERPFQCTVCLKSFTQKCALNLHEKIHTGERPYQCDACLKRFTQKSSLNIHKRTHTVQGRPFQCLSCPAAFTCKQYLEIHTRTHTGERPYQCDICLKRFTQKSSLNIHKRTHSVQGRPFQCLQCPAAFTCKQYLEIHNRTHTGERPYQCDVCLKRFAQKSTLNIHKRTHTVQGRPYACLECPAAFTCKPYLEIHMRTHTGERPFECDVCFKRFTQKSTLNIHKRIHTGERPYACDICQKRFAVKSYVTAHRWSHVADKPLNCDRCSMTFTSKSQFALHIRTHSAGPCYECSVCGRTFVRDSYLIRHHNRVHRENHSNMSANSIGTINSVATNTNNSSSNYDSPGVCDLSFVPMVNRYMTSQGTQVSMQDTQSKMSAMSPQSIASISSPPPPHTPTPQPQMSGQMHLGD, encoded by the exons ATGTTTGAGCAGCAGATCAAGGCAGAGCCCATGAG tttctaCTCATCCCATCCACATGTCCACTCCGGTCCCCCATCAATAGTCCGGCCCGACTCCAACCATCCGATCATCAACATGAACCAGCATCACCAGTCACACCAGGAAGACTCCAAAGACAGTCTCATAGTACAACAACAAGTACAACAACATCAGCAGGACCTTATGGAACAACACCAACAACAAGAATTACAGCAGCAAGATGATGAG CTCAGTTTCAAGGGAATGGATGATGAGGGTGTAGACATGGACATGGATAGCCGACAGTGCTCTCag AAAGCTTATTTACAGGGTATGGGTGTGGATATGGGCTCTGTTCAGACAAAAATGGAGGTACCAAATGGGGGCCAATCAACCCCTCGATCAAAACCTCAAGCTTGCAAA gtCTGCGGTAAAGTGCTATCATCTGCTTCATCGTATTATGTCCACATGAAACTTCATTCTGGCAATAAACCCTTCCAGTGTACG GTTTGCGACGCAGCTTTTTGCCGCAAGCCTTACCTGGAGGTCCATATGCGTACGCACACAGGCGAACGCCCGTTTCAGTGCGACCTCTGCCTGAAGCGATTCACGCAGAAATCCAGTCTCAATACGCACAAACGCGTCCACACTG AGGAGCACATCCAATCGCTGATCAACAAAGTGCGCCCCTATCAGTGCGACATCTGTGACAAGCGGTTCACGCAGAAGTCCAGCCTTGGCACTCATAAACGTATACACACTG GGGAGCGGCCGTTCCAGTGCACCGTCTGCCTCAAGTCCTTCACGCAGAAGTGCGCGCTCAATTTGCACGAAAAAATACATACGG GCGAGCGGCCCTATCAGTGCGACGCGTGTCTCAAGCGCTTCACGCAGAAGTCCAGCCTCAATATACATAAGAGGACGCACACAG TCCAGGGGAGACCGTTCCAGTGCCTGTCGTGCCCCGCCGCCTTCACCTGCAAGCAATACCTGGAGATTCACACTCGCACGCACACCGGGGAGCGCCCGTATCAGTGCGACATCTGCCTCAAGCGGTTCACCCAGAAATCCAGTCTGAACATCCACAAGCGGACCCACTCAG TGCAGGGCCGGCCGTTCCAATGCCTGCAGTGCCCGGCCGCCTTCACTTGCAAGCAGTATCTAGAGATCCACAACCGCACGCATACCGGCGAGCGCCCTTACCAGTGTGACGTATGCCTCAAGAGATTCGCGCAAAAATCGACACTCAATATACATAAACGAACGCACACAG TGCAAGGGCGGCCGTACGCCTGCCTGGAGTGCCCGGCGGCGTTCACGTGCAAGCCGTACCTGGAGATTCACATGCGAACGCACACGGGCGAGCGGCCCTTCGAGTGCGATGTCTGTTTCAAGCGCTTCACGCAGAAATCGACGCTCAACATTCACAAGCGAATACACACCG GTGAGCGACCGTACGCTTGTGATATTTGTCAGAAAAGATTTGCTGTGAAGAGTTATGTAACGGCACACAG ATGGTCGCACGTGGCCGACAAGCCGCTGAACTGCGACCGCTGCTCGATGACGTTCACGTCCAAGTCGCAGTTCGCGCTGCACATCCGCACGCACTCGGCCGGGCCCTGCTACGAGTGCAGCGTCTGCGGGCGCACCTTCGTGCGGGACAGCTATCTCATAAG ACATCACAACCGCGTGCACCGCGAGAACCACAGCAACATGTCGGCCAATAGCATCGGCACCATCAACAGCGTCGCCACTAACACCAATAACTCCAGCAGCAACTACGACTCGCCCGGCGTTTGTGACTTAAG CTTCGTGCCTATGGTGAACCGCTACATGACCTCTCAAGGCACGCAGGTTTCGATGCAAGATACTCAGAGCAAGATGTCAGCTATGTCGCCGCAGTCTATTGCGTCAATAT cTTCGCCCCCTCCTCCACACACTCCAACACCGCAGCCCCAGATGTCTGGACAGATGCATCTTGGAGACTGA
- the LOC135078918 gene encoding zinc finger protein ZFP2-like isoform X15, producing MFEQQIKAEPMSFYSSHPHVHSGPPSIVRPDSNHPIINMNQHHQSHQEDSKDSLIVQQQVQQHQQDLMEQHQQQELQQQDDELSFKGMDDEGVDMDMDSRQCSQKAYLQGMGVDMGSVQTKMEVPNGGQSTPRSKPQACKVCGKVLSSASSYYVHMKLHSGNKPFQCTVCDAAFCRKPYLEVHMRTHTGERPFQCDLCLKRFTQKSSLNTHKRVHTDEHTRALLAKDRPYKCDLCQMRFTQSSSLNRHKKIHTVQGRPFQCLSCPAAFTCKQYLEIHTRTHTGERPYQCDICLKRFTQKSSLNIHKRTHSVQGRPFQCLQCPAAFTCKQYLEIHNRTHTGERPYQCDVCLKRFAQKSTLNIHKRTHTVQGRPYACLECPAAFTCKPYLEIHMRTHTGERPFECDVCFKRFTQKSTLNIHKRIHTGERPYACDICQKRFAVKSYVTAHRWSHVADKPLNCDRCSMTFTSKSQFALHIRTHSAGPCYECSVCGRTFVRDSYLIRHHNRVHRENHSNMSANSIGTINSVATNTNNSSSNYDSPGVCDLSFVPMVNRYMTSQGTQVSMQDTQSKMSAMSPQSIASISSPPPPHTPTPQPQMSGQMHLGD from the exons ATGTTTGAGCAGCAGATCAAGGCAGAGCCCATGAG tttctaCTCATCCCATCCACATGTCCACTCCGGTCCCCCATCAATAGTCCGGCCCGACTCCAACCATCCGATCATCAACATGAACCAGCATCACCAGTCACACCAGGAAGACTCCAAAGACAGTCTCATAGTACAACAACAAGTACAACAACATCAGCAGGACCTTATGGAACAACACCAACAACAAGAATTACAGCAGCAAGATGATGAG CTCAGTTTCAAGGGAATGGATGATGAGGGTGTAGACATGGACATGGATAGCCGACAGTGCTCTCag AAAGCTTATTTACAGGGTATGGGTGTGGATATGGGCTCTGTTCAGACAAAAATGGAGGTACCAAATGGGGGCCAATCAACCCCTCGATCAAAACCTCAAGCTTGCAAA gtCTGCGGTAAAGTGCTATCATCTGCTTCATCGTATTATGTCCACATGAAACTTCATTCTGGCAATAAACCCTTCCAGTGTACG GTTTGCGACGCAGCTTTTTGCCGCAAGCCTTACCTGGAGGTCCATATGCGTACGCACACAGGCGAACGCCCGTTTCAGTGCGACCTCTGCCTGAAGCGATTCACGCAGAAATCCAGTCTCAATACGCACAAACGCGTCCACACTG ATGAGCACACGCGCGCGTTGCTGGCGAAGGACCGGCCCTACAAGTGTGACCTCTGTCAGATGCGGTTCACGCAGAGCTCCAGCCTCAACCGACACAAGAAAATTCACACGG TCCAGGGGAGACCGTTCCAGTGCCTGTCGTGCCCCGCCGCCTTCACCTGCAAGCAATACCTGGAGATTCACACTCGCACGCACACCGGGGAGCGCCCGTATCAGTGCGACATCTGCCTCAAGCGGTTCACCCAGAAATCCAGTCTGAACATCCACAAGCGGACCCACTCAG TGCAGGGCCGGCCGTTCCAATGCCTGCAGTGCCCGGCCGCCTTCACTTGCAAGCAGTATCTAGAGATCCACAACCGCACGCATACCGGCGAGCGCCCTTACCAGTGTGACGTATGCCTCAAGAGATTCGCGCAAAAATCGACACTCAATATACATAAACGAACGCACACAG TGCAAGGGCGGCCGTACGCCTGCCTGGAGTGCCCGGCGGCGTTCACGTGCAAGCCGTACCTGGAGATTCACATGCGAACGCACACGGGCGAGCGGCCCTTCGAGTGCGATGTCTGTTTCAAGCGCTTCACGCAGAAATCGACGCTCAACATTCACAAGCGAATACACACCG GTGAGCGACCGTACGCTTGTGATATTTGTCAGAAAAGATTTGCTGTGAAGAGTTATGTAACGGCACACAG ATGGTCGCACGTGGCCGACAAGCCGCTGAACTGCGACCGCTGCTCGATGACGTTCACGTCCAAGTCGCAGTTCGCGCTGCACATCCGCACGCACTCGGCCGGGCCCTGCTACGAGTGCAGCGTCTGCGGGCGCACCTTCGTGCGGGACAGCTATCTCATAAG ACATCACAACCGCGTGCACCGCGAGAACCACAGCAACATGTCGGCCAATAGCATCGGCACCATCAACAGCGTCGCCACTAACACCAATAACTCCAGCAGCAACTACGACTCGCCCGGCGTTTGTGACTTAAG CTTCGTGCCTATGGTGAACCGCTACATGACCTCTCAAGGCACGCAGGTTTCGATGCAAGATACTCAGAGCAAGATGTCAGCTATGTCGCCGCAGTCTATTGCGTCAATAT cTTCGCCCCCTCCTCCACACACTCCAACACCGCAGCCCCAGATGTCTGGACAGATGCATCTTGGAGACTGA
- the LOC135078918 gene encoding zinc finger protein 431-like isoform X7, with product MFEQQIKAEPMSFYSSHPHVHSGPPSIVRPDSNHPIINMNQHHQSHQEDSKDSLIVQQQVQQHQQDLMEQHQQQELQQQDDELSFKGMDDEGVDMDMDSRQCSQKAYLQGMGVDMGSVQTKMEVPNGGQSTPRSKPQACKVCGKVLSSASSYYVHMKLHSGNKPFQCTVCDAAFCRKPYLEVHMRTHTGERPFQCDLCLKRFTQKSSLNTHKRVHTDEHTRALLAKDRPYKCDLCQMRFTQSSSLNRHKKIHTEEHKRALLAKERPYQCGVCFVRFTQKSSLGRHGKIHTEEHRRALLEKVRPYQCHICFMRFTQKSSLGRHGKIHTEEHIQSLINKVRPYQCDICDKRFTQKSSLGTHKRIHTGERPFQCTVCLKSFTQKCALNLHEKIHTGERPYQCDACLKRFTQKSSLNIHKRTHTVQGRPFQCLSCPAAFTCKQYLEIHTRTHTGERPYQCDICLKRFTQKSSLNIHKRTHSVQGRPFQCLQCPAAFTCKQYLEIHNRTHTGERPYQCDVCLKRFAQKSTLNIHKRTHTGERPYACDICQKRFAVKSYVTAHRWSHVADKPLNCDRCSMTFTSKSQFALHIRTHSAGPCYECSVCGRTFVRDSYLIRHHNRVHRENHSNMSANSIGTINSVATNTNNSSSNYDSPGVCDLSFVPMVNRYMTSQGTQVSMQDTQSKMSAMSPQSIASISSPPPPHTPTPQPQMSGQMHLGD from the exons ATGTTTGAGCAGCAGATCAAGGCAGAGCCCATGAG tttctaCTCATCCCATCCACATGTCCACTCCGGTCCCCCATCAATAGTCCGGCCCGACTCCAACCATCCGATCATCAACATGAACCAGCATCACCAGTCACACCAGGAAGACTCCAAAGACAGTCTCATAGTACAACAACAAGTACAACAACATCAGCAGGACCTTATGGAACAACACCAACAACAAGAATTACAGCAGCAAGATGATGAG CTCAGTTTCAAGGGAATGGATGATGAGGGTGTAGACATGGACATGGATAGCCGACAGTGCTCTCag AAAGCTTATTTACAGGGTATGGGTGTGGATATGGGCTCTGTTCAGACAAAAATGGAGGTACCAAATGGGGGCCAATCAACCCCTCGATCAAAACCTCAAGCTTGCAAA gtCTGCGGTAAAGTGCTATCATCTGCTTCATCGTATTATGTCCACATGAAACTTCATTCTGGCAATAAACCCTTCCAGTGTACG GTTTGCGACGCAGCTTTTTGCCGCAAGCCTTACCTGGAGGTCCATATGCGTACGCACACAGGCGAACGCCCGTTTCAGTGCGACCTCTGCCTGAAGCGATTCACGCAGAAATCCAGTCTCAATACGCACAAACGCGTCCACACTG ATGAGCACACGCGCGCGTTGCTGGCGAAGGACCGGCCCTACAAGTGTGACCTCTGTCAGATGCGGTTCACGCAGAGCTCCAGCCTCAACCGACACAAGAAAATTCACACGG AGGAACACAAGCGCGCGCTGCTGGCTAAGGAACGACCCTACCAGTGCGGCGTCTGCTTTGTGCGATTCACCCAGAAATCAAGTTTGGGCCGGCACGGAAAAATACATACCG AGGAGCACAGACGAGCCCTGTTAGAGAAAGTGCGGCCGTACCAGTGCCACATCTGTTTTATGCGCTTCACTCAGAAGTCCAGCCTTGGCCGTCATGGGAAAATACACACTG AGGAGCACATCCAATCGCTGATCAACAAAGTGCGCCCCTATCAGTGCGACATCTGTGACAAGCGGTTCACGCAGAAGTCCAGCCTTGGCACTCATAAACGTATACACACTG GGGAGCGGCCGTTCCAGTGCACCGTCTGCCTCAAGTCCTTCACGCAGAAGTGCGCGCTCAATTTGCACGAAAAAATACATACGG GCGAGCGGCCCTATCAGTGCGACGCGTGTCTCAAGCGCTTCACGCAGAAGTCCAGCCTCAATATACATAAGAGGACGCACACAG TCCAGGGGAGACCGTTCCAGTGCCTGTCGTGCCCCGCCGCCTTCACCTGCAAGCAATACCTGGAGATTCACACTCGCACGCACACCGGGGAGCGCCCGTATCAGTGCGACATCTGCCTCAAGCGGTTCACCCAGAAATCCAGTCTGAACATCCACAAGCGGACCCACTCAG TGCAGGGCCGGCCGTTCCAATGCCTGCAGTGCCCGGCCGCCTTCACTTGCAAGCAGTATCTAGAGATCCACAACCGCACGCATACCGGCGAGCGCCCTTACCAGTGTGACGTATGCCTCAAGAGATTCGCGCAAAAATCGACACTCAATATACATAAACGAACGCACACAG GTGAGCGACCGTACGCTTGTGATATTTGTCAGAAAAGATTTGCTGTGAAGAGTTATGTAACGGCACACAG ATGGTCGCACGTGGCCGACAAGCCGCTGAACTGCGACCGCTGCTCGATGACGTTCACGTCCAAGTCGCAGTTCGCGCTGCACATCCGCACGCACTCGGCCGGGCCCTGCTACGAGTGCAGCGTCTGCGGGCGCACCTTCGTGCGGGACAGCTATCTCATAAG ACATCACAACCGCGTGCACCGCGAGAACCACAGCAACATGTCGGCCAATAGCATCGGCACCATCAACAGCGTCGCCACTAACACCAATAACTCCAGCAGCAACTACGACTCGCCCGGCGTTTGTGACTTAAG CTTCGTGCCTATGGTGAACCGCTACATGACCTCTCAAGGCACGCAGGTTTCGATGCAAGATACTCAGAGCAAGATGTCAGCTATGTCGCCGCAGTCTATTGCGTCAATAT cTTCGCCCCCTCCTCCACACACTCCAACACCGCAGCCCCAGATGTCTGGACAGATGCATCTTGGAGACTGA